GCTGTCTCGCATCGGTATCTGGTTTCTCTGTATCTGACTTTTTAAGTTTTCTTGCCATATCATCCACATACCGTCGCCAAATAGACTCACGGTCTTTGCTCGCCACTTTATTGTATCTTGGGTCAGATCTCAAAAGGCCTTTTGCTTCGCTCCAAGAGCTAACTGCAGTCTTTCCTTCATCTGTCGTCCGGGTTGCTATCTCTGGGGTAATGGCCTCAGATAGAAGTGCCCGGAAGTCACGGACACAACGCTGCAGGGAAATTATAGGGACATCAAGATCAGTCAAAAGCATGCAATGACTTGAGCCTTAAAAAATTCAAGCTCACATGATAAATTGATAAGTGATACATATGGCGATCAAAACACTACCAAATCCGCTAAACTGAAGAGGTTTTGTTAAAGCAGCAGTGACCCAAGCATCAGAGCTCAACCAAATAATACATGCAATAATACCATCCATAAATACTTCAATGCAATAGTTCATGTGAACCTTCTGAATATTTTGAAGTTCCTCTATGGATGAAGAGAATGATTGGAACCGGTCACAGGCTCAGAAACCAGGAAGCAGACTTCAATAAGCAAACCGCCACAAAATACCAGAGCAATTTAAAATTCTTAGAACAGTAGCTACAGACAACCACAACTGCAGGAATTTACCTCATACAAGTCCTTGACATGATCACGGAATAACTTCTCAGCATCACCTTGGCCTAAGTCAGGATTTAAAGCACGACCTTGTGGGTCCTTTTCAAGTTTTGGCTTGGATTCTGTCCATGATGCCTATGGAAGAAAAACAACATACTTACATTACAAAGACCAAAAATGTTCAGTTAAATATAGAATAAAGAAGTCAACTGAAACACCTTCGGGTCTTTTATAATTTCAACAAGTAAAGCCTGATATGAAGACTCGGCGTCTTTTCTTCGGATCTTCAATTTTACTCTCTCCATTTCCTGCTCTTCTCTTTCTTTCCTTTTGCGAGTTTCGCGTTCCCTCTCCCTTAACTTGGCCTGATAAATGCATACAACAGTATATGTGAAGCCACAATCAGTAAATAAAGCATCATAAAGTTCATTGGCTGAGTTGCCTAACTTGTTCATCCACTTTGGCCTTTGCAGCTTGCTCCACTTCCCGTTCAGCGGATTTAAGTTCTGCTATGTATTCATTGAAAGCATTTTCTCTCTCTTCATGCTTTACGGCTTTATACCTTGGATCACTCCGGAATTTTTCTTTCACCTGTATAATGCAGTAATAAGATCTATGAGAAAAAACTGAGATCAAAACTATATACTCTAACAACACTAAACCATGTCCCTATGTCAGAGCCTCAGAGGCAGCTGTTTGACTTAGTCTGTTGGTCAGTTTGCACTTCCCAGAAGAAATGGCTAATCAGCAAGTTTTTTCCCAAGAAAACACAAAAGGATTTgcatttcatttcattgaaaaggaaGACATCTTCGGCAAGTTACACAGATCATATATTATGAAATATCTCTTTTCTAGTTTTGACCAACCCAACAACATTCCTTACAAAGCAAGGATTCATATTTCACTTGTTACTTTCAAATAGGAAGAACGGAGAAACAAATCCAAGTAgatgaaatttacatgttcaaaCAGTTTTTTAAATTTCACAATAGGAGATTGAACCCATTCCTGTCATCAATACAagaagataacaaaacgaaataATATGTATCTAAATGTGTGTCCTAAATCTGCAAGTGCAGAAAACAAAATATCATCACGAGGCAGATAATTACATTATCTTTAAATAAATAAAATCTGCCTCCTTTGTCATTTCATCTTGTTGCAAGATGTGTAGTGAAATGAGTACAAAGAACTTACTTTGGTCCAACGGCTAGTCGAAATAATATCTTTACATTCTCGAAGCATTGATTTGAAGTCAGTTATGACAGCATTCCGTGCTGATTGAAATTTCTCTTCAATAGCCCTCACCCTGCTCAAACAATTGGAAATGCATCATCTAAATGCGCATAGCCCATTAATTTGATCTGAAAGATGAAACTGGAAATCATTAATTCAACAATAATATAGAAGTCAGTGGCCTTACTTCTCCTTGAAAAGAGCCTCCCTTTCTTTTCGATCCAAGGCTTCAAATCTTGGGTCAGTACCCCTTTTTCTTTCAAATTCCTGGTAGCCCATTTTGGGATCAATGTCCTGCAGTTTATGTATTGAGAAGGCATGACATTCCAGATAGCGGTAGTTCAAAGATATGCAACAGCTTGAGCCATTTGGCTATCATAGCATGCCCTAATTTAAAGAAAAAACTCAAACAACTTGTAAAATCAATAGCAATTAGTGAACCTCAGATGCTTCTTCTAGTAGATGTTTAAATGCCTCCACAGCAGCCTTCTGAGCAGCTCTCTTCTCTTTCCGTTCCTCATCAGCACGTGTTCGAACAAAGTGGTCAAATATAGCCCTTCTTGTTGAGTGGCTAGGAATAGCCTGTAGTGGGCAATCCATCATTAGTATTATTCAATTATAGAATTACACTGTAAAGTTACAAGTAGCAGCAAGAACAGCAAAAAGGAAATATATTGTGCCTTACTCAACAGCAAACACTATAAAGTATGTTTCTTCTACGAGCATATAGCGATCACTACTTCTACTTAAGTGAGAACTGAGGAGAAGTACAATTTAGGGCCTACTTTGGAGACTACAGATTTAGTTTGATCCTTTACAAACATACAGTACAGCAATCACACTCAATGCACTACAACATGAGGTCATTGATACAGCATAACTGGGAGTAGAAAAACAGAGCACAAATGTACAATTTAACATTGCTCTGCTGTGTGGTATTGCACTGCGAATATAGTTATGTATGCAAAATATTTCCCGATGCTCGTAAGCTATTGTTGTTATAGCATTAAAGAGGTTGCTAACTTGCTATAACTAAAAATAGTAAACAGAAGCTTGTTTTAGAACCACGAGCACACACAGAATTCAGTTTCCAAATGGGTAATCACTGTATATCTGAAGTCTGAAGGCAGATCACGATGAACTAGGTTTGTCAGTTCTTTTCCAACTTCGAGCTAACCTCTAACCAAGCCTGTTCAAAAAAGGTTTGGATCCCCGGCTAGTGTGGGTTAGTTCATTTTCTTTCAGTACCTACAAACTATCCGTCCAAGCTAGTAGAAAACAATTAACTGCCTGTTTCCACGGTTTGGATCCAAACTGTTTTTTAAGAAGCCTACCTCTAACAGCACCTAGTGTCTATTAAGGAGACTTTAGATTTTTCCTTTAACTGCAGCAATAGTAAATCTACACGCATAACAAATTATGACATCAATTACAGAAAGAAGGCGCTGGCTTTTTGCCccattaaaacttgaactaagtTAGGTAGCTGCGGTATTAGTTTGTTGAAGTAATTATATCACTGCCTTGAAAATAAAACCACAACTGCTACACCACAACCACCTGGTAGAAAGGAATAAAAAACATGAAAATACTTAGATCATCAGTCAATAGTTACTTTTTTATCCTTGTGAGTTGTCACAACAGATAAGTCAATATGTGCTCAGGTTCTGGCACTCTGCCAGGAATAAACAGAAAAGCAGACCACCAGTTAGGTGCAAAGCTATCCTCGATATTTAGACATTCGGCAAATTCAATAATCCATTTAGAAGTTTCTTACTATATCACTATATGTTCTCCAGCACAAGAACATctgaatcaaaaaaaaaaaagtgtgcCATACAAGTGGAAATCAACTACGAGAAACCCTACATGGAGTTAAGCACTATACTGAAGAAGTCTTTGTTGGCACAAATGATAGTTTGTAAGCAGGAATATAGTCCACGATTTGGCAGACCTCAAGAGGTTGCATTAAAGACAACAATGACAAACTTCACAAACCTTAAAGCGTGCATCAAACACTAGTTTTGGTAGTTCCTTCTCCCACTTTGAAAACGGTGCTACTCCTCGTTCCTTTAGCATCTCCTGCGAACATTAACAAATGCACCAATGTCATGCTATTACTGCACAACACCAACAAAAAGAATCTAGTTTGTTCCTATTAAATCATCTAGTTTCATTAATAAGCAACTTGTATCAAGTTATTTTAATTCCCAACTACATAAAGTAGAAAGAATGCTGTCTTACAAAAAAAACAACATGAAATAGCATATGGTTACAAAGTACAAACAGAATTGAACAAGTACCAAAGTTCATTATCTTGAACTATCTCAAGGAAAAGCACATCTCGTGGAGAAGCAAAAAAGCTCCATTAACATATATCATGGAATCCGAGATAATGTCACAAGAATCACCTTAAACTCACGAATACAGTCATCTTTACTTGGTCCATGTTCCTCGTCATCTGAATCTGAAGAGGAATCTGAAATATTTTCATTGCCACTGTTATCCTTTGATTTCTCACCGTTATTTGAGCCTTGCTGTCCCTTAGGTGCACCCTCAGCTGGTTTAGATCCATTCAACTCAGATGCAGTAGATGAAGGAGTAGCAAGAGGAGAGGACACACTGAAAGCACCAGCGTCCTGCAATTTCTTCTTTATTAAATCCAAAGCAGAAGGCGATGCAGGGACAACTGTTTGCCGAAGTGGCAACGAATCACGGCCACCTGTCTGTATGGCAGGAGTACTTATTTCACCACTTATTTCTCCCTTATTTCCTATTGTGCCAGCCTCCTGCAGTGAAGTTGAACTTCCTTTCAAGCTACCAGAATCAGCATTCTTGTTGAGCTCAGCCACCTCTGGCGGAAGTTGCCAGCTGCTTATCTGTTCAGCATTGAGAAAATAAGCTATACATAATAAATTCATGCAATACTGAAAGAACACAACATTAATCAATGTAGTAGATGTGCTGACCTCCAAAGACATTATCAAGTACATACCTTTTGTTTATTGTCATAGTAGTATTTCTTTCCATCACTTGTAGTTACTATACTCCAGTCTGTGCCAGAAATTTTGTCCCTGACAAAGTGAAATATTTGAGTTCCATGTGACACTATCATTCTCAAGAAATTGTTTGTGCAAATGGTTTTGTAGAAGTCTTAAGAGTATAAAGGTGGGAGGAATCAAATCCAAGAAGGTTCTTACAACCCTCACATGCCAACATGAAATTAGTCAAAGTAGCACAAGGTAAATGTGCAGACATACCAAGAAGCTGGAATTGGTTGAGCTGCAACCTTCTCGAGCTATAGCGAAAAGGGAAAAAAAAGAGTTAGTTAAATTGTGATGCTAAATTGTCATGTCACAGACTAGAATGAAGTTATATTACTTGATAAAGCTATTCTTCTGTGCAACTACCTCCCCCTTATAACCAGGTGGTCTTTGATAAGTTGATTCTCCTGTCAATGCATTGTAATAATATAAAACACCCGCTTCTGTTTTGTGGGCAGACCACGCATCAGAATCTTGAATACCAGTAGTACTTTTGTGCTCCAGCCCTTCAGCATTGCACAGAAATCATAAGAACTGGAGAACCAATAGGACACTAAGACTCAACAAGTGATCATCAACTCCAGTAAAAAGAATACCTGTTGGATGGGGTTCAACTGAACTATGAATGGGCTGCACAGATCCTGGATTTGTTGACGGTGGTTCCTTGGGATCTCCACCAGTTGTAATGCCAGGTGGTTGAATGTtggtcaaggatgtagtcacagcAGAAGTTCCAATCATTGGTCTACCAAGAGGTCCAAGAGGTCCCGGTGGATATGAATAGAAAGGAGCCTGCTGAAAACTAGTAGGTTGTGTAGGATATCCCCATAAAGGTTGAGGTGGAATAATACCAGGTGCTGAAGGATGGGATGGATAAAACTGTTGCTGAGCAGTCCGTGGAACAGCACCTGATGGTGATGTTTGAGGCAAAGAAGGAGCAGATGGGGTTGTAGGCCTCCCAAGGAGGCTTGGTGGAGTTGACAAGTTTGAAGAACTTTGTCCAGGTGCAGAACCCTCAACAGTCCCAAAAACCTCAGGGCGGGGTGGCAGTGACTGCATGGTATGGGGACTTGCCTCTGGGGCACTTGGGACATCTGACTTCGAAGCACTAACATCTGGGTTACCCTGTAATAATTCAAGAAGTTATTTGCACCCATTTCATAAGATTGGAGCATATGGAAGCAAGCCGATCAAAGCATGCAATGTTTAAAAAGAAGCTGGGAGGCTTTAGGGCTGTGCCTGTTGTGGGTTGGCTCCATAATGAATATTGGAAGTACTGGGTGGCACTGGAAATGGCAACCGAATAGATCCCAGAGGATTTGGTGCCATAGCTCCTGGGAATGGTCCATTTGGGCGAGGTAATTGCCCAGGAGCTGGAGGCTGCAAGGATGCTGGCCGAGCAAACATAGGAACTTGGACAGAATGGTTCATGCCCTGGAAGACAAAGGTGGCATTAAGCGTTAGTGCATCACAGAAGAGGAACTGGTCATTGAAAAATACTGAAAGGAACAATAGTAATTCTGGTGATAATAAAGCCATGAGAAATTACAGTGTCAAGTTGAAACTGCTGACCAGTAGGCAGGCTAGCATTGGCATGTGAGGCTACATTATATGAGAAAGACGGCCTGTTCCCAAAATACGGTCGTGGGGCTGGTGGCTGAAGAGCTGCTGGAGGCATTGGAGGAGCCATCGGAGCCTGGAAAGGAAAAAATGATAAGACTACTAGTTACGATAATCTAACTTGCGCACTGTTGAGTAGTTTTGTGGTGACCATAAGTGTCAATACTGATATTTCGTTACTCTTTTAAATGAACTGTTGCAGAAGCAAGGTGCCAAAGCCGTGGTTTCAGGATATTTTATACAAGAGCTTCTCAAGCTAATTAGGTTCACATCAAACATTCATGAACCGTGATACAACGAAAAGGGGTATTCTATCTATATATTTTGCA
This Lolium perenne isolate Kyuss_39 chromosome 1, Kyuss_2.0, whole genome shotgun sequence DNA region includes the following protein-coding sequences:
- the LOC127301090 gene encoding pre-mRNA-processing protein 40C isoform X3; the encoded protein is MPMLACLLGMNHSVQVPMFARPASLQPPAPGQLPRPNGPFPGAMAPNPLGSIRLPFPVPPSTSNIHYGANPQQGNPDVSASKSDVPSAPEASPHTMQSLPPRPEVFGTVEGSAPGQSSSNLSTPPSLLGRPTTPSAPSLPQTSPSGAVPRTAQQQFYPSHPSAPGIIPPQPLWGYPTQPTSFQQAPFYSYPPGPLGPLGRPMIGTSAVTTSLTNIQPPGITTGGDPKEPPSTNPGSVQPIHSSVEPHPTGLEHKSTTGIQDSDAWSAHKTEAGVLYYYNALTGESTYQRPPGYKGELEKVAAQPIPASWDKISGTDWSIVTTSDGKKYYYDNKQKISSWQLPPEVAELNKNADSGSLKGSSTSLQEAGTIGNKGEISGEISTPAIQTGGRDSLPLRQTVVPASPSALDLIKKKLQDAGAFSVSSPLATPSSTASELNGSKPAEGAPKGQQGSNNGEKSKDNSGNENISDSSSDSDDEEHGPSKDDCIREFKEMLKERGVAPFSKWEKELPKLVFDARFKAIPSHSTRRAIFDHFVRTRADEERKEKRAAQKAAVEAFKHLLEEASEDIDPKMGYQEFERKRGTDPRFEALDRKEREALFKEKVRAIEEKFQSARNAVITDFKSMLRECKDIISTSRWTKVKEKFRSDPRYKAVKHEERENAFNEYIAELKSAEREVEQAAKAKVDEQAKLRERERETRKRKEREEQEMERVKLKIRRKDAESSYQALLVEIIKDPKASWTESKPKLEKDPQGRALNPDLGQGDAEKLFRDHVKDLYERCVRDFRALLSEAITPEIATRTTDEGKTAVSSWSEAKGLLRSDPRYNKVASKDRESIWRRYVDDMARKLKKSDTEKPDTDARQQHRSSDPSRRR
- the LOC127301090 gene encoding pre-mRNA-processing protein 40C isoform X1, translating into MATPAVAAADAASPQPEEPPRDEAAAPVAESEEAPGPGAVAAAAPAAAGDAPSAPAPAPTSTSSPALPPPPASPTSAAAPGPPRPQFAASPAFMTPPASSPSPAFSYNVLPRAPPPRPVGSGAAHQQAPMAPPMPPAALQPPAPRPYFGNRPSFSYNVASHANASLPTGQQFQLDTGMNHSVQVPMFARPASLQPPAPGQLPRPNGPFPGAMAPNPLGSIRLPFPVPPSTSNIHYGANPQQGNPDVSASKSDVPSAPEASPHTMQSLPPRPEVFGTVEGSAPGQSSSNLSTPPSLLGRPTTPSAPSLPQTSPSGAVPRTAQQQFYPSHPSAPGIIPPQPLWGYPTQPTSFQQAPFYSYPPGPLGPLGRPMIGTSAVTTSLTNIQPPGITTGGDPKEPPSTNPGSVQPIHSSVEPHPTGLEHKSTTGIQDSDAWSAHKTEAGVLYYYNALTGESTYQRPPGYKGELEKVAAQPIPASWDKISGTDWSIVTTSDGKKYYYDNKQKISSWQLPPEVAELNKNADSGSLKGSSTSLQEAGTIGNKGEISGEISTPAIQTGGRDSLPLRQTVVPASPSALDLIKKKLQDAGAFSVSSPLATPSSTASELNGSKPAEGAPKGQQGSNNGEKSKDNSGNENISDSSSDSDDEEHGPSKDDCIREFKEMLKERGVAPFSKWEKELPKLVFDARFKAIPSHSTRRAIFDHFVRTRADEERKEKRAAQKAAVEAFKHLLEEASEDIDPKMGYQEFERKRGTDPRFEALDRKEREALFKEKVRAIEEKFQSARNAVITDFKSMLRECKDIISTSRWTKVKEKFRSDPRYKAVKHEERENAFNEYIAELKSAEREVEQAAKAKVDEQAKLRERERETRKRKEREEQEMERVKLKIRRKDAESSYQALLVEIIKDPKASWTESKPKLEKDPQGRALNPDLGQGDAEKLFRDHVKDLYERCVRDFRALLSEAITPEIATRTTDEGKTAVSSWSEAKGLLRSDPRYNKVASKDRESIWRRYVDDMARKLKKSDTEKPDTDARQQHRSSDPSRRR
- the LOC127301090 gene encoding pre-mRNA-processing protein 40C isoform X2, which produces MATPAVAAADAASPQPEEPPRDEAAAPVAESEEAPGPGAVAAAAPAAAGDAPSAPAPAPTSTSSPALPPPPASPTSAAAPGPPRPQFAASPAFMTPPASSPSPAFSYNVLPRAPPPRPVGSGAAHQQVASSPAPMAPPMPPAALQPPAPRPYFGNRPSFSYNVASHANASLPTGQQFQLDTGMNHSVQVPMFARPASLQPPAPGQLPRPNGPFPGAMAPNPLGSIRLPFPVPPSTSNIHYGANPQQGNPDVSASKSDVPSAPEASPHTMQSLPPRPEVFGTVEGSAPGQSSSNLSTPPSLLGRPTTPSAPSLPQTSPSGAVPRTAQQQFYPSHPSAPGIIPPQPLWGYPTQPTSFQQAPFYSYPPGPLGPLGRPMIGTSAVTTSLTNIQPPGITTGGDPKEPPSTNPGSVQPIHSSVEPHPTGLEHKSTTGIQDSDAWSAHKTEAGVLYYYNALTGESTYQRPPGYKGELEKVAAQPIPASWDKISGTDWSIVTTSDGKKYYYDNKQKISSWQLPPEVAELNKNADSGSLKGSSTSLQEAGTIGNKGEISGEISTPAIQTGGRDSLPLRQTVVPASPSALDLIKKKLQDAGAFSVSSPLATPSSTASELNGSKPAEGAPKGQQGSNNGEKSKDNSGNENISDSSSDSDDEEHGPSKDDCIREFKEMLKERGVAPFSKWEKELPKLVFDARFKAIPSHSTRRAIFDHFVRTRADEERKEKRAAQKAAVEAFKHLLEEASEDIDPKMGYQEFERKRGTDPRFEALDRKEREALFKEKVRAIEEKFQSARNAVITDFKSMLRECKDIISTSRWTKVKEKFRSDPRYKAVKHEERENAFNEYIAELKSAEREVEQAAKAKVDEQAKLRERERETRKRKEREEQEMERVKLKIRRKDAESSYQALLVEIIKDPKASWTESKPKLEKDPQGRALNPDLGQGDAEKLFRDHVKDLYERCVRDFRALLSEAITPEIATRTTDEGKTAVSSWSEAKGLLRSDPRYNKVASKDRESIWRRYVDDMARKLKKSDTEKPDTDARQQHRSSDPSRRR